In one window of Carcharodon carcharias isolate sCarCar2 chromosome 14, sCarCar2.pri, whole genome shotgun sequence DNA:
- the sys1 gene encoding protein SYS1 homolog, giving the protein MAGHFRSYVWDPVLIISQIILMQCIYYSFLGIWLAVVDSLVQNSRSLDQVFSYEVLGFSTAQGRLSMMAFILNSLTCALGLWYFIRRGKQCLDFTVTIHIFHFVGCWIYNLHFPTALSWWLVNIVCIALMAVIGEYLCMRTELRAIPVNTGPKSNL; this is encoded by the exons ATGGCTGGGCACTTCCGCAGCTACGTGTGGGATCCCGTCCTCATCATATCTCAGATTATCCTGATGCAGTGCATCTATTACAGTTTCCTCGGTATTTGGTTGGCTGTGGTGGACAGTCTGGTACAGAACAGTCGCTCACTCGATCAAGTGTTTAGTTATGAG GTGCTTGGATTTTCCACAGCTCAAGGGAGACTATCGATGATGGCATTTATCCTCAATTCACTCACATG TGCACTTGGATTGTGGTATTTTATCCGAAGAGGGAAGCAGTGTTTGGATTTTACTGTGACCATCCATATCTTCCACTTTGTGGGCTGCTGGATCTACAACTTACACTTTCCCACAGCACTGAGTTGGTGGCTGGTGAACATCGTGTGCATTGCACTGATGGCTGTGATAGGGGAGTACTTGTGTATGCGGACAGAACTGAGGGCGATCCCTGTGAACACTGGGCCCAAATCTAATCTGTAA